A window of Alicyclobacillus vulcanalis contains these coding sequences:
- a CDS encoding 4-oxalocrotonate tautomerase yields the protein MPLVQVTMVEGRSPEQKRALIEKVTDAVVDTLGAKRETVRVILYEVPKSHWGVGGVSKADQDSGQGDPR from the coding sequence GTGCCGCTTGTCCAGGTGACCATGGTGGAAGGGCGCTCGCCCGAACAAAAGCGCGCGCTCATCGAAAAAGTGACGGACGCAGTGGTGGACACCCTCGGCGCGAAGCGGGAGACGGTGCGCGTCATCCTTTACGAGGTGCCGAAGAGCCACTGGGGCGTTGGCGGCGTATCCAAGGCGGACCAGGATAGCGGGCAGGGTGACCCACGATGA